In Corynebacterium guangdongense, one DNA window encodes the following:
- a CDS encoding MBL fold metallo-hydrolase produces MRITRRFHACVDYTHGDTTVIVDPGSFETPENLDSADAVLITHIHPDHVDAAALDAAKTKNPALAIYGPAELAEHLSSEYTVVADGDTFTVGEITVETFETPHGTITSFIPLPENLGFILNGTVFQTGDSFPRLSERLRGVETVLIPVSAPWLKMLDVDTYLGESKPPRFIGIHDGIDNDNGVTLRTGLLTKLAQHHDLEFTPLRPGESVEV; encoded by the coding sequence ATGAGAATCACACGCCGTTTCCACGCCTGCGTCGACTACACGCACGGTGACACCACCGTCATCGTCGACCCGGGCTCCTTCGAGACTCCGGAGAACCTGGATTCCGCCGACGCCGTCCTGATCACCCACATCCATCCGGACCACGTCGACGCCGCCGCCCTCGACGCCGCCAAAACGAAGAACCCCGCCCTGGCGATCTACGGGCCGGCCGAGCTGGCCGAACACCTCAGCTCCGAGTACACGGTGGTCGCCGACGGGGACACCTTTACCGTCGGGGAGATCACGGTGGAGACCTTCGAGACGCCGCACGGCACGATCACCAGTTTCATTCCATTGCCGGAGAACCTCGGTTTCATCCTCAACGGCACCGTCTTCCAGACCGGGGACTCCTTCCCCCGCCTCAGCGAACGGCTGCGCGGCGTGGAGACCGTGCTCATACCGGTGTCCGCGCCCTGGCTGAAGATGCTCGACGTCGACACCTACCTGGGCGAGTCGAAGCCGCCGCGCTTCATCGGCATCCATGACGGCATCGACAACGACAACGGCGTCACCCTGCGCACGGGACTGCTCACGAAGCTGGCCCAGCATCACGACCTGGAGTTCACGCCGCTGCGACCGGGCGAGTCAGTCGAGGTGTAG
- a CDS encoding O-acetyl-ADP-ribose deacetylase, translating into MKLQLVTGDITTMRVHAVVNAANSTLLGGGGVDGAIHAAAGPQLLAACRIIRDTVLPEGLAPGRAISTTAGALSAKWVIHTVGPVYSITEDRSETLASAYRESLRVAQHVGARTLAFPAISAGVYGWPMADAARIAVETVRAMTAEVGADIDEVTFVAFDERAARAFRTALDN; encoded by the coding sequence ATGAAGCTGCAGCTTGTCACCGGGGACATCACGACGATGCGTGTCCATGCCGTCGTCAACGCCGCCAACTCCACCCTGCTCGGCGGGGGCGGGGTGGACGGGGCGATTCACGCGGCGGCCGGGCCGCAGCTGCTGGCCGCCTGCCGGATCATCCGCGACACGGTGCTGCCCGAGGGCCTGGCGCCGGGCAGGGCCATCTCCACGACGGCGGGCGCGCTGAGCGCAAAATGGGTCATCCACACCGTCGGCCCGGTCTATTCCATCACCGAGGACCGCTCCGAGACCCTGGCCAGCGCCTACCGGGAGTCGCTGCGCGTCGCCCAGCACGTGGGGGCGCGAACCCTCGCCTTTCCGGCGATCTCGGCCGGGGTGTACGGCTGGCCGATGGCCGACGCTGCCCGCATCGCCGTGGAGACCGTCCGGGCGATGACGGCGGAGGTCGGCGCAGACATCGACGAGGTCACCTTCGTCGCTTTTGACGAGCGCGCCGCCCGGGCGTTCCGCACCGCCCTGGACAACTAG
- a CDS encoding cysteine hydrolase family protein: MATLDALPALIVVDCQPRHLGMLAHPMRDQIVRIADRLATQFRAHEHPVVWTRLRDLPVGRVDALGPEDLPEATDELHPDCLLGDADLRPEPRRRLNALDDGLVDALRDSGVHQIVLAGLTTGGAVESTARAAYDAGFNVYVVADGVADVDPRRHDCALVDSLPFVAEIGWSEEIEHQIR, translated from the coding sequence ATGGCCACCCTTGACGCACTGCCCGCACTCATCGTCGTCGACTGCCAGCCCCGGCACCTGGGGATGCTCGCGCACCCGATGCGCGATCAGATCGTCCGGATCGCCGACCGGCTCGCGACGCAGTTCCGGGCGCATGAGCACCCCGTCGTGTGGACGCGCCTGCGCGATCTTCCGGTGGGGCGCGTCGACGCGCTCGGGCCTGAGGATCTCCCCGAGGCCACCGACGAGCTCCACCCGGACTGCCTGCTCGGCGACGCCGACCTGCGGCCCGAACCACGCCGGCGGCTCAACGCGCTGGATGACGGGCTTGTCGACGCCCTCCGTGACAGCGGCGTCCACCAGATCGTCCTGGCCGGGCTGACCACTGGCGGCGCCGTGGAGTCCACCGCCCGGGCCGCCTACGACGCCGGTTTCAACGTCTATGTCGTCGCCGACGGCGTCGCCGACGTGGATCCGCGTCGCCACGATTGTGCCCTCGTCGATTCTCTGCCGTTCGTCGCGGAGATTGGCTGGAGCGAAGAAATCGAACATCAAATAAGGTGA
- a CDS encoding PQQ-dependent sugar dehydrogenase, whose amino-acid sequence MRPFLPLVVSTALTLSACTGSPDEATATSTNPATNPAISTSGSSSLSSGSSERAGFEEFTVTNHGRFDEGWAMAFLPGTDLLLITERGGALKLRDQATGEVREVSGAPKVYHVEQAGLHDVVAGPTFERDGTVYLSWVKQERGSEPRGVVARARLDTESAELTDVTEIWQQEPLEGAAHFSLRMLIQDDHLFLTSGERAAFDPAQDVTSTLGKILRLTLDGRPAPGNPFAGQGGRADEVWSMGHRNPLGIDQDSTGQIWSTEMGPKGGDELNAIVEGGNYGWPEASMGVNYDGSDIPDHAEGDGFIAPAAYWAPSISPGSLEIYDGELFAGWADSALVGGLSGRTLVRLELDGSDARVVGQWDMGERIRAVEEAPDGSVWLLEDGGRGRLLELRPG is encoded by the coding sequence ATGCGACCGTTCCTGCCACTCGTCGTCAGCACCGCGCTGACCCTGTCGGCCTGCACCGGCTCCCCTGATGAGGCCACCGCCACCTCCACCAACCCAGCCACCAATCCAGCCATCAGTACCTCCGGATCCAGTTCCCTGTCCTCGGGCTCCTCGGAGCGGGCCGGGTTCGAGGAATTCACCGTCACCAACCACGGCCGCTTCGACGAGGGCTGGGCCATGGCGTTTTTGCCGGGCACCGACCTGCTGCTGATCACTGAGCGCGGCGGTGCCCTCAAGTTACGAGACCAGGCCACCGGCGAAGTGCGTGAGGTCAGCGGCGCGCCGAAGGTATACCACGTCGAGCAGGCGGGTCTCCACGACGTGGTGGCCGGGCCCACCTTCGAGCGCGACGGCACCGTCTACCTCTCCTGGGTGAAACAGGAGCGGGGCAGTGAGCCGCGGGGCGTGGTCGCCCGGGCGCGTCTCGACACGGAGTCCGCGGAGCTGACGGACGTCACCGAGATCTGGCAGCAGGAGCCGCTGGAGGGGGCCGCCCACTTCTCCCTGCGCATGCTCATCCAGGACGATCACCTGTTCCTGACCTCCGGCGAAAGGGCGGCATTCGACCCCGCCCAGGACGTCACCTCCACCCTGGGCAAGATCCTGCGCCTGACCCTCGACGGGCGGCCCGCCCCGGGCAACCCCTTCGCAGGTCAGGGTGGCCGGGCGGATGAGGTCTGGTCGATGGGCCACCGAAACCCGCTGGGCATCGACCAGGATTCCACCGGCCAGATCTGGAGCACGGAGATGGGCCCGAAGGGCGGTGACGAGCTCAACGCTATCGTCGAGGGCGGCAACTACGGGTGGCCGGAGGCGTCGATGGGCGTCAACTACGACGGCAGTGATATCCCCGACCATGCCGAGGGCGACGGGTTCATCGCGCCGGCCGCGTACTGGGCGCCGTCGATAAGCCCGGGTTCCCTGGAAATCTACGACGGGGAACTCTTCGCCGGCTGGGCGGACAGTGCGCTCGTCGGCGGGCTGTCCGGCCGGACGCTGGTCCGGCTGGAACTCGACGGCAGTGATGCGCGCGTCGTGGGGCAGTGGGACATGGGCGAGCGTATCCGCGCGGTGGAGGAGGCCCCGGACGGATCCGTCTGGCTGCTGGAGGACGGCGGCCGCGGGCGGCTGCTCGAATTGCGGCCGGGGTAG
- a CDS encoding GuaB1 family IMP dehydrogenase-related protein yields MRFLTELPPDHDLTYDDVFMVPSLSEVGSRMAVDLSTADGTGTTIPLVVANMTAVSGRRMAETIARRGGIAILPQDVPADIAARTIARVKDAHLLYDTAITVKEHHTAGYARHLIPKRAHGAAVVVDPEGEKPVGLITMKDLAGADNFAQVRNLMSRELWTLPAGIDPKEAFAALSKASRKLAPVVDEGGRLLGMLTRQGALRDSVYKPNVDADGRLRIGVAIGINGDVEGRSRALLAAGADVLVVDTAHGHQRSALEAVRRVRALNPGVPIVAGNVVTAAGTRDLIEAGADIVKVGVGPGAMCTTRMQTGVGRPQFSAVLECAAQARELGAHVWADGGVRHPRDVALALAAGASNVMIGSWFAGTYESPGDLFRDAEGREYKESFGMASRRAVEFRNSETEAFERARREMFEEGISTARIFLEPGRGGVEDLVDQIVAGVRSSFTYAGADSVAAFQERATVGVQSAAGYAEGQPRPTG; encoded by the coding sequence ATGCGATTCCTCACTGAACTGCCGCCCGATCACGATCTGACGTACGACGACGTGTTCATGGTGCCCTCGCTCTCCGAGGTGGGTTCCCGCATGGCGGTCGATCTTTCCACCGCGGACGGCACCGGCACGACGATTCCGCTGGTGGTCGCCAACATGACGGCCGTCTCCGGCCGTCGCATGGCGGAGACGATCGCGCGCCGCGGCGGCATCGCCATCCTCCCCCAGGACGTGCCCGCGGACATCGCCGCCAGGACAATCGCCCGGGTCAAGGACGCGCACCTGCTCTATGACACCGCGATCACGGTCAAGGAGCACCACACCGCAGGCTACGCGCGCCACCTCATCCCGAAACGGGCGCACGGCGCGGCGGTCGTCGTGGACCCGGAGGGGGAGAAGCCGGTCGGCCTGATCACCATGAAGGATCTGGCCGGGGCGGACAACTTCGCCCAGGTGCGCAACCTCATGTCGCGGGAGCTGTGGACCCTTCCCGCCGGCATCGACCCCAAGGAGGCGTTCGCCGCGCTGTCGAAGGCCTCGCGTAAGCTCGCGCCGGTCGTCGACGAGGGGGGCAGGCTGCTGGGCATGCTCACCCGCCAGGGCGCGCTCCGGGACAGCGTGTATAAACCGAATGTCGACGCCGACGGCCGTCTGCGCATCGGCGTCGCCATCGGCATTAACGGCGACGTGGAGGGCCGGAGCCGGGCCCTGCTGGCGGCCGGGGCCGACGTGTTGGTCGTGGACACCGCCCACGGACATCAGCGCAGCGCGCTGGAGGCGGTTCGCAGGGTGCGCGCCCTCAATCCCGGGGTCCCCATCGTCGCCGGCAATGTGGTGACGGCGGCGGGCACCCGCGACCTCATCGAGGCGGGGGCGGACATCGTCAAGGTCGGCGTCGGGCCGGGCGCGATGTGCACCACCCGCATGCAGACCGGGGTGGGCCGCCCGCAGTTTTCCGCGGTGCTGGAGTGCGCCGCCCAGGCGCGCGAGCTGGGCGCCCACGTGTGGGCCGACGGTGGTGTGCGTCATCCCCGTGACGTCGCCCTGGCGCTGGCGGCGGGCGCGTCGAACGTGATGATCGGCTCGTGGTTCGCCGGGACCTACGAATCCCCGGGCGACCTCTTCCGCGACGCGGAGGGGCGCGAGTACAAGGAGTCCTTCGGCATGGCCTCGCGTCGCGCGGTGGAATTCCGCAACTCCGAGACGGAGGCGTTTGAGAGGGCGCGCCGAGAGATGTTCGAGGAGGGCATCTCCACTGCCCGCATCTTCCTGGAACCGGGGCGCGGCGGCGTGGAGGATCTGGTCGACCAGATCGTCGCGGGGGTGCGCTCCTCCTTCACCTACGCGGGCGCGGATTCCGTGGCGGCGTTCCAGGAGCGGGCCACCGTGGGAGTCCAGTCGGCGGCCGGGTACGCAGAAGGACAGCCCCGTCCGACTGGCTAA
- a CDS encoding cation diffusion facilitator family transporter, protein MARSTTNGHGTDDSEQELLRKAVRLEWLSIVVLAATFAVVGLVAGQSQAMKAAWIEDGLSLLPPIAFLVASRMIRKPANRRHPYGHHRAIATGHMVAATALLAMGSFLVYGAVSSLVGGEKPPIGLIVLFGQDMWLGWLMVGVIALSGIPPVLLGRAKMKLAEPLHDKVLYADADMNKADWMTALSTVIGVLGIGVGLWWMDSVAALVVSASIIYDGVVNLRAAVRDLSDTRAVTLEGGPHPLIEEAESISLSAGWVADAAARVRDQGHVFHAEIFVRPHPGHQPTVTELEALGTAVRRHDWKLNDVVVVPVSRIPEQLRQAEE, encoded by the coding sequence ATGGCACGCTCCACCACCAACGGCCACGGCACCGACGACAGCGAGCAGGAGCTTCTGCGCAAGGCCGTCCGGCTGGAATGGCTGAGCATTGTCGTCCTCGCGGCCACCTTCGCTGTGGTCGGCCTCGTCGCCGGCCAGTCCCAGGCGATGAAGGCCGCCTGGATCGAGGACGGGTTGTCCCTGCTGCCACCGATCGCGTTCCTGGTCGCCAGCCGAATGATTCGCAAACCCGCCAACCGACGCCACCCGTACGGCCACCACCGGGCGATCGCCACCGGACACATGGTGGCGGCCACCGCGCTGCTGGCGATGGGCAGCTTCCTCGTCTACGGCGCGGTGAGCAGTCTGGTGGGCGGGGAAAAGCCACCCATCGGTCTGATCGTCCTGTTCGGTCAGGACATGTGGTTGGGTTGGCTGATGGTCGGCGTCATCGCCTTGTCGGGAATTCCGCCGGTTCTGCTGGGCCGGGCAAAGATGAAGCTGGCCGAGCCCCTGCACGACAAGGTCCTCTACGCCGACGCCGACATGAACAAGGCCGACTGGATGACCGCGCTCTCCACCGTCATCGGCGTCCTCGGCATCGGCGTCGGGCTGTGGTGGATGGACTCGGTGGCCGCACTGGTGGTGTCGGCGTCGATCATCTACGACGGCGTCGTCAACCTGCGCGCCGCCGTCCGCGACCTCAGCGACACCCGCGCCGTAACCCTGGAGGGCGGGCCCCATCCGCTCATCGAGGAGGCCGAGTCCATCTCACTCTCGGCGGGGTGGGTGGCCGACGCGGCGGCCCGCGTCCGTGACCAGGGCCACGTCTTCCATGCGGAGATCTTTGTCCGCCCCCACCCCGGGCACCAACCCACGGTCACCGAGCTGGAGGCGCTGGGGACGGCCGTCCGGAGGCACGATTGGAAGCTCAATGACGTGGTTGTCGTCCCCGTCTCCCGAATTCCGGAGCAGCTGCGCCAGGCCGAGGAATGA
- a CDS encoding transporter substrate-binding domain-containing protein translates to MAGVIATLILSTPLLSACGSIPADSVGTFDRATDGDLVVGLSEHTPWAEFDRDSGTARGSEVELIQSFADSINAEIQWRPGPESVLAHSIKEGDIDLLIGGLTTTSPWSTHMALTRPYGESTTEDGSTEKMVMGVRLGENELLTELERHLAREAGEI, encoded by the coding sequence GTGGCCGGAGTCATCGCCACCCTCATCCTCTCGACCCCGTTGCTCTCCGCATGCGGCAGCATTCCGGCCGACAGCGTGGGCACCTTCGACCGGGCCACCGACGGAGATCTCGTCGTCGGCCTGTCCGAGCACACGCCCTGGGCCGAATTCGACCGGGATTCCGGGACCGCCCGCGGCTCGGAGGTGGAACTCATCCAGAGCTTCGCCGACTCCATCAACGCGGAGATTCAGTGGCGTCCGGGGCCGGAGAGCGTTCTCGCCCACAGCATCAAGGAGGGCGACATCGACCTGCTCATCGGAGGGCTGACGACGACCTCACCGTGGAGCACCCACATGGCCCTGACCCGTCCCTACGGCGAAAGCACCACGGAGGACGGCAGCACCGAGAAGATGGTGATGGGGGTGCGCCTGGGAGAGAACGAACTGCTCACCGAACTTGAGCGCCACCTCGCCAGGGAAGCGGGTGAAATCTGA
- a CDS encoding 4Fe-4S dicluster domain-containing protein yields MLESTAPGYDLDERKSFFTDTSICIGCKACEVACKEWNRIPQDGNYEMLNSSYDNTGDLGANTWRHVAFVEQGQERIVAARESSKQLVGLGMPRIGSPDSAASAREDEGTSPIDLIDTTPPDTPDFRWLMSSDVCKHCTNAGCLDVCPTGALFRTEHGTVVVQDDVCNGCGTCVAGCPFGVIERRDEGGVSVRESHYKEGEDFTVGEKAPMKNKGVAQKCTLCYDRISFGDTPACAQACPTTSIKFGTRKEMLEVARDRLDELHAQGMTEARLYGANDEDGVGGTGSIFLLLDEPEVYGLPPYPEVPTRHLPDMYKTMFKAAVGLAGAASAAFLIGGRK; encoded by the coding sequence ATGTTGGAATCAACAGCCCCCGGTTACGACCTCGACGAACGCAAGTCGTTCTTCACCGACACCTCGATCTGCATCGGCTGCAAAGCCTGCGAGGTCGCCTGCAAGGAATGGAACCGCATTCCCCAGGACGGCAACTACGAGATGCTCAACTCCTCCTACGACAACACCGGCGACCTCGGCGCCAACACCTGGCGTCACGTCGCTTTCGTGGAGCAGGGCCAGGAGCGCATCGTCGCGGCCCGCGAGTCCTCGAAGCAGCTCGTGGGTCTGGGCATGCCGCGCATCGGCAGCCCCGACTCGGCGGCCTCGGCCAGGGAGGATGAGGGCACCTCGCCGATCGACCTGATCGACACGACCCCGCCGGACACCCCGGACTTCCGCTGGCTCATGTCCTCGGACGTGTGCAAGCACTGCACCAACGCCGGCTGCCTCGACGTCTGCCCGACCGGTGCGCTCTTCCGCACCGAGCACGGCACGGTCGTCGTCCAGGACGACGTCTGCAACGGCTGCGGCACCTGCGTCGCCGGATGCCCCTTCGGCGTCATCGAACGCCGCGACGAGGGCGGCGTCTCGGTCCGTGAGTCACATTACAAGGAGGGCGAGGACTTCACCGTGGGCGAGAAGGCCCCGATGAAGAACAAGGGCGTCGCCCAGAAGTGCACCCTGTGCTACGACCGCATCAGCTTCGGCGACACCCCGGCCTGTGCCCAGGCCTGCCCGACCACCTCGATCAAGTTCGGCACCCGCAAGGAGATGCTCGAGGTCGCCCGTGACCGGCTCGACGAGCTGCACGCCCAGGGCATGACCGAGGCGCGCCTCTACGGCGCGAACGACGAGGACGGCGTCGGCGGCACCGGCTCCATCTTCCTGCTCCTCGACGAGCCCGAGGTCTACGGCCTGCCGCCGTACCCGGAGGTCCCCACCCGCCACCTGCCTGACATGTACAAGACCATGTTCAAGGCCGCGGTGGGTCTTGCCGGCGCGGCGTCGGCCGCGTTCCTGATCGGAGGTCGCAAGTGA
- the nrfD gene encoding NrfD/PsrC family molybdoenzyme membrane anchor subunit, whose translation MTEFRIPKVIPDIVNRVTGRWAPPGTGESKGKQRLHLDYVDRATRERQAERQSEDLEARRRFRRGGKSEGLEQRMVPDMEFSSYYGRPIVKAPPWGWPIGVYLWLGGIAGGSGVLAFGGQLMRNSELARNMRISAFGSAALGSLALVGDLGRPERALNMFRVFKVTSPMSMGSYLLLTFATSAALPAASEADTLLIENGKVIALPKPLRTFLRSASEASTPITGTLGPLLATYTGVLFSNTSVPAWSEGREYLPYIFGSSGALAAGGTAMIVTSPENAGPARVLAVAGTATEMYSMHRMKATMDPTVREVYEKDSPGILLKASEAAVVAGSLGTVAAHVLNALGKRSRGLSIASGVALVAGSAFTRFGVLHAGHNSVKDPKYVVEPQKRRMEKARAEGRLSENITTLS comes from the coding sequence GTGACGGAGTTCAGAATCCCCAAGGTGATCCCGGACATCGTCAACCGGGTGACCGGTCGCTGGGCGCCCCCGGGCACCGGTGAGTCCAAGGGCAAGCAGCGGCTCCACCTGGACTACGTCGACAGGGCGACGCGCGAGCGTCAGGCGGAGCGGCAGTCCGAGGACCTCGAGGCGCGCCGCCGGTTCCGCCGGGGCGGCAAGAGCGAGGGCCTGGAGCAACGCATGGTTCCGGACATGGAGTTCAGCTCCTACTACGGGCGGCCGATCGTCAAGGCTCCGCCGTGGGGCTGGCCGATCGGCGTGTACCTGTGGCTCGGCGGAATCGCCGGGGGCTCCGGCGTCCTGGCCTTCGGCGGCCAACTGATGCGCAACAGCGAGCTGGCCCGCAACATGCGCATCAGCGCCTTCGGGTCCGCGGCGCTGGGTTCCCTGGCGCTGGTCGGGGACCTGGGCCGCCCCGAGCGCGCCCTGAACATGTTCCGCGTGTTCAAGGTGACCTCGCCGATGTCCATGGGCTCCTACCTGCTGCTGACTTTCGCCACCTCCGCGGCGCTGCCCGCCGCCTCCGAGGCGGACACGCTGCTCATTGAGAACGGTAAGGTCATCGCCCTGCCGAAGCCACTGCGCACCTTCCTGCGCTCGGCCTCCGAGGCGTCGACCCCGATCACCGGCACCCTCGGACCGCTGCTGGCCACCTACACCGGCGTCCTCTTCTCGAACACGTCGGTCCCGGCCTGGAGCGAGGGCCGCGAGTACCTGCCGTACATTTTCGGTTCCTCGGGCGCGCTCGCCGCCGGCGGCACCGCGATGATCGTGACCTCCCCGGAGAACGCCGGACCCGCCCGCGTCCTGGCGGTCGCCGGCACCGCCACCGAGATGTACTCCATGCACCGCATGAAGGCCACCATGGACCCGACGGTGCGCGAGGTCTACGAGAAGGATTCGCCGGGCATCCTGCTCAAGGCTTCCGAGGCCGCCGTCGTCGCCGGTTCCCTCGGCACCGTGGCCGCCCACGTGCTCAACGCGCTGGGCAAAAGGTCCCGGGGCCTGTCGATCGCCTCGGGCGTCGCGCTGGTCGCCGGTTCCGCCTTCACCCGTTTCGGTGTCCTGCACGCCGGCCACAACTCGGTCAAGGACCCGAAGTACGTGGTGGAGCCGCAGAAGCGCCGCATGGAGAAGGCTCGGGCGGAAGGCCGTCTCAGCGAGAACATCACGACGCTGAGCTAG
- a CDS encoding SDR family oxidoreductase, with amino-acid sequence MTNIDGLNLTEMSEPDGVVLVAGDGGLIGSYAAREYHSLGWEVHGVSRRDLATEWTHHSADLLTGEGLPVGVLSRVTHLVFGAYVEKSTEAELIQVNDALLQNTLDALHRNGAPLKHVTIYQGGKAYGHHLGFFNTPAKETDPRLIAPHFYYTQEDLLKRNARERGFAWTAIRPEGVTGYATGNPMNLLMVIGVYAAINKELGLPLRFPGTRAAYDVLYQTTDAELLGRATVWAGSEPKADGEAFNVTNGDVFRWSQLWPKFARHFAMEYAEPQQMSLAEAMPMRKHVWESLVERHGLRATPFEQLVGWGVGDFLFHHEADNITSTVKVRQAGFADVLDTETRLLELFDKLIEAKILPPLTA; translated from the coding sequence ATGACCAACATTGACGGACTGAACCTGACAGAGATGTCTGAGCCCGACGGGGTCGTCCTCGTGGCCGGGGACGGTGGCCTCATCGGCTCCTACGCCGCCCGTGAGTACCACAGCCTCGGCTGGGAGGTCCACGGAGTGTCCCGCCGCGACCTCGCGACCGAATGGACCCACCATTCCGCCGACCTGCTGACGGGGGAGGGGCTTCCCGTCGGCGTCCTCTCCCGCGTCACCCACCTGGTGTTCGGCGCCTACGTCGAGAAGTCGACCGAGGCTGAACTCATCCAGGTGAACGACGCCCTGCTGCAGAACACCCTGGACGCGCTCCACCGGAACGGCGCCCCGCTCAAACACGTCACCATCTACCAGGGCGGCAAGGCCTACGGCCATCACCTCGGCTTCTTCAACACCCCCGCCAAGGAAACCGACCCGCGTCTCATCGCCCCGCACTTCTATTACACGCAGGAGGACCTCCTCAAGCGCAACGCACGGGAGCGCGGCTTCGCCTGGACCGCCATCCGTCCGGAGGGCGTTACCGGTTACGCCACCGGAAACCCCATGAACTTGCTCATGGTCATCGGCGTTTATGCGGCCATCAACAAGGAACTCGGTTTGCCCCTGCGGTTCCCGGGCACCCGCGCCGCCTACGATGTGCTGTACCAGACCACCGACGCGGAGCTCCTGGGCCGTGCCACGGTGTGGGCAGGGTCGGAGCCGAAGGCGGACGGCGAGGCCTTCAACGTCACCAACGGCGACGTTTTCCGGTGGTCCCAGCTGTGGCCGAAATTCGCCCGGCACTTCGCCATGGAGTACGCCGAGCCGCAGCAGATGTCCCTGGCCGAAGCGATGCCAATGCGCAAGCACGTCTGGGAGTCCCTGGTCGAGCGCCACGGGCTGCGCGCGACCCCTTTCGAGCAACTCGTCGGCTGGGGCGTCGGTGACTTCCTCTTCCACCACGAGGCCGACAACATCACCTCTACGGTCAAGGTCCGTCAGGCCGGTTTCGCCGATGTCCTCGACACCGAGACCCGTCTCCTCGAACTCTTTGACAAGCTCATTGAGGCGAAGATTCTCCCGCCGTTGACTGCCTAG
- a CDS encoding glycerate kinase: MRVLVAPDSFKGTFTAAEAAELIAAGARAPGATITLLPLADGGEGTLAVLAGSAPLIDARTVDPWNRPITASFAMVGETAVVELARASGLHFGPGDPVTASTYGTGLLIAEALDRGARKVLIAAGGSATTDGGVGAVRAITERGGTRGTRLTVLTDVTTPFEHAAVVFGPQKGATPAQVGELTARLNELASSFPKDPRGLARTGAAGGFSGGLWAHFDAELVDGAGRVLDVLGFDELLACTDLVVVGEGRLDAQTGQGKIIDAVLRRVAKRVPVVAVVGSVSDDLGGYAAKFAEIIVASTAQELRAAGARLG; encoded by the coding sequence ATGCGCGTCCTGGTCGCGCCGGACAGTTTCAAGGGCACCTTCACCGCCGCTGAGGCTGCCGAACTCATCGCCGCCGGCGCCCGGGCGCCGGGCGCGACAATCACTCTCCTCCCGCTCGCCGACGGTGGCGAGGGCACCCTCGCCGTCCTCGCCGGCTCGGCCCCGCTTATCGACGCCCGGACAGTCGACCCCTGGAACCGGCCGATCACCGCCTCCTTCGCGATGGTGGGGGAGACAGCCGTCGTCGAGCTGGCCCGGGCATCCGGCCTCCACTTCGGCCCCGGCGACCCGGTGACGGCCTCGACCTACGGCACCGGGCTGCTCATCGCCGAGGCCCTCGATCGCGGCGCGAGAAAGGTGCTCATCGCGGCCGGTGGCTCGGCGACCACCGACGGTGGCGTCGGTGCGGTGCGCGCCATCACGGAACGGGGCGGCACCCGCGGTACCAGGCTCACCGTCTTGACCGACGTGACCACGCCCTTCGAGCACGCCGCCGTGGTCTTCGGCCCGCAGAAGGGGGCCACGCCCGCGCAGGTCGGGGAGCTGACGGCGCGGCTCAACGAGCTGGCGTCGTCATTTCCGAAGGACCCGCGTGGCCTGGCCCGCACCGGCGCCGCCGGGGGATTCTCCGGCGGCCTCTGGGCCCACTTCGACGCCGAGCTCGTCGACGGTGCCGGCCGGGTCCTCGACGTCCTCGGCTTCGACGAGCTGCTGGCCTGCACCGACCTGGTCGTCGTCGGCGAAGGGCGCCTCGACGCGCAGACCGGCCAGGGCAAGATCATCGACGCGGTGCTGCGTCGCGTCGCCAAGCGGGTGCCCGTTGTCGCCGTGGTCGGCAGCGTCTCAGACGACCTGGGGGGCTACGCCGCGAAGTTCGCCGAGATCATCGTCGCGTCGACGGCGCAGGAGCTCCGGGCCGCCGGTGCCCGGCTGGGCTAG